One window from the genome of Osmerus eperlanus chromosome 1, fOsmEpe2.1, whole genome shotgun sequence encodes:
- the trim107 gene encoding zinc-binding protein A33, producing the protein MSHCEMDGPLALELSCPICLQLFLEPVSLPCGHIYCMACLQKAVDADHHRCPECQTEYQGTKDLMKNFKMCSIIERYKATAGSRPTNIEPMSDTDYTVTPQVVHQVAVATNPSNFDSSRCPEKRQQDSDLGGKQAFHIAGPLSSSSLNNELDNPKAKTEMDELKDKLASQLAELTHKLQMSEEHLKKEEVREMEVKAHNSQLRRRTARQLEQIMELMLNYSEGVTNLIEVELKPIEEGMESRRKQAVEVTKHLSEAHFQAESLLTEKDETVFNTELRMVLPRIAELMAQPLKNWDGNLESQINPDRVCSELERKNVELRIGLGAAQRSIRNILNPSELTFDLETAHPNLVLSEDLKTVTYSAVKQAYPLLQQRFSSFLQVLSSQSFYGGEHCWEVELDGAPWIVGVCYSSKLARSGLASALESSRSSWCLMWVDNLLRAFEQGNDVPLKRTTMLRRMEIRLSFKTKRLSFYHVSPCSGKTHMYTFKANLTEPVHLAYRMMAGQPKAHITVCS; encoded by the coding sequence ATGTCACATTGTGAGATGGACGGGCCTTTGGCATTGGAGCTGAGCTGTCCTATCTGCCTGCAGTTATTCTTGGAACCAGTGTCTTTACCCTGTGGCCACATCTACTGCATGGCCTGCCTGCAGAAGGCAGTGGATGCAGACCACCATCGCTGCCCTGAGTGCCAGACAGAATATCAAGGAACCAAGGACCTGATGAAGAACTTCAAGATGTGTAGCATCATTGAGAGATACAAAGCCACAGCAGGAAGCCGTCCTACAAATATTGAACCCATGTCTGACACTGACTACACAGTTACACCTCAGGTGGTCCACCAGGTGGCGGTAGCAACTAACCCGTCTAATTTTGATAGCTCAAGGTGTCCTGAAAAAAGGCAACAGGATTCAGACCTGGGGGGCAAACAGGCTTTTCATATTGCTGGTCCATTATCCAGCTCCTCCTTAAATAATGAACTAGATAATCCCAAAGCCAAAACAGAAATGGATGAACTAAAAGACAAACTAGCATCCCAATTGGCAGAGCTGACACACAAATTACAAATGTCAGAGGAGCATCTGAAGAAGGAAGAGGTTAGGGAGATGGAGGTGAAGGCCCACAACAGCCAGTTGAGAAGGAGGACAGCCAGGCAGCTGGAGCAGATAATGGAGTTAATGCTAAACTACAGCGAGGGGGTGACAAATTTGATTGAGGTAGAACTTAAACCCATTGAGGAGGGTATGGAAAGTCGCAGGAAGCAAGCAGTAGAGGTAACCAAGCATCTGAGCGAAGCACACTTCCAGGCTGAATCCTTATTGACTGAGAAAGATGAAACTGTGTTTAACACTGAACTCCGGATGGTATTGCCACGCATCGCGGAGCTCATGGCTCAGCCATTGAAAAACTGGGATGGTAATCTTGAATCCCAAATCAACCCAGACCGGGTTTGTTCTGAGCTGGAACGGAAAAATGTTGAGTTGAGGATCGGACTTGGGGCGGCTCAGCGCTCTATACGAAACATCCTCAACCCCTCagagttgacctttgaccttgaaACGGCTCATCCCAACCTCGTGCTATCAGAAGACCTAAAGACGGTGACCTATAGTGCAGTGAAACAGGCCTACCCACTCCTGCAACAAAGATTCAGCAGTTTCCTCCAGGTGCTCAGCTCCCAGAGCTTTTATGGAGGCGAGCATTGTTGGGAAGTGGAACTAGACGGTGCCCCCTggattgtaggtgtgtgttacagcagtaagcTGGCACGTAGCGGGCTAGCTAGTGCCCTGGAGAGCAGCCGCAGTTCCTGGTGCCTGATGTGGGTTGATAACCTGCTCAGAGCCTTTGAGCAAGGCAATGATGTTCCACTGAAGAGGACCACAATGCTGCGCAGGATGGAGATCAGGCTCAGCTTCAAGACCAAGAGACTGAGCTTCTACCATGTGAGCCCTTGCAGTGGGAAGACTCACATGTACACCTTCAAGGCCAACCTTACGGAGCCAGTGCACCTGGCCTACAGGATGATGGCAGGCCAACCTAAGGCACACATCACAGTGTGTTCGTGA